The Zygotorulaspora mrakii chromosome 3, complete sequence genome includes a region encoding these proteins:
- the HMT1 gene encoding protein-arginine omega-N methyltransferase HMT1 (similar to Saccharomyces cerevisiae HMT1 (YBR034C); ancestral locus Anc_3.233), giving the protein MSEKTIEMSATDKANLTHSEQHYFDSYDHYGIHEEMLQDSVRTLSYRNAIVQNRDLFKDKIVLDVGCGTGILSMFAAKNGAKHVIGVDMSSIIEMAREIVELNGFSDKITLLRGKLEDVTLPYPKVDIIISEWMGYFLLYESMLDTVLFARDRYLVEGGLIFPDKCSIHIAGLEDAQYKDDKINYWYDVYGFDYSPFVPLVMKEPIVDTVESHVVNTTRAKLIEFDLNTVNLSDLSFNAKFKVETKRQDWINGLIAWFDIEFPAPKGKKPVTFSTGAHSAYTHWKQTVFYLTDNLEAERGDVLEGEVSCAPNKFHNRDLDISIKYDFKAKGVDSESRSVQGETKYVMH; this is encoded by the coding sequence ATGAGTGAGAAAACAATCGAAATGTCTGCTACCGACAAGGCCAATTTAACTCATAGTGAACAACATTATTTTGATTCCTATGATCATTATGGAATTCATGAGGAAATGTTGCAAGACTCAGTACGTACACTGTCCTACAGAAATGCTATTGTGCAAAACAGAGATCTCTTCAAGGATAAGATTGTTTTGGACGTTGGATGCGGTACTGGTATCTTGTCAATGTTTGCCGCTAAGAATGGTGCCAAACATGTGATTGGTGTTGATATGTCAAGTATCATTGAAATGGCCCGTGAAATAGTTGAATTGAACGGATTTTCAGATAAAATTACCTTATTACGTGGCAAATTAGAAGACGTTACACTACCATACCCGAAGGTTGACATCATAATTTCTGAATGGATGGGTTATTTTTTACTATATGAGTCAATGTTAGATACTGTATTGTTTGCCCGTGACCGTTACTTGGTTGAAGGTGGTCTAATTTTCCCTGACAAGTGTTCTATACATATCGCTGGTCTAGAAGATGCGCAATATAAAGATGACAAGATTAATTATTGGTATGATGTGTATGGATTTGATTATTCTCCATTTGTTCCTTTAGTAATGAAGGAACCTATTGTCGACACCGTGGAAAGTCATGTTGTTAACACTACTAGAGCCAAattaattgaatttgatttaAATACTGTTAATCTATCGGATCTTTCATTCAATGCTAAATTCAAGGTAGAGACAAAGAGACAAGATTGGATTAATGGGCTAATTGCATGGTTTGATATCGAATTCCCTGCCCCAAAGGGTAAGAAGCCAGTTACTTTCTCCACAGGTGCCCATTCAGCTTATACCCATTGGAAACAAACTGTTTTCTATTTGACTGATAATCTGGAAGCCGAACGAGGCGATGTTCTAGAGGGTGAAGTATCATGCGCTCCTAATAAGTTTCACAATAGAGATCTGGACATCAGCATAAAGTACGACTTCAAAGCAAAAGGTGTCGACTCTGAGAGTAGATCAGTTCAAGGTGAAACTAAGTATGTGATGCATTGA
- the PSF1 gene encoding DNA replication protein PSF1 (similar to Saccharomyces cerevisiae PSF1 (YDR013W); ancestral locus Anc_3.234) encodes MYGDLANKLVLEAKRTKQLNSRSIQQSKLPLYHEELVQNILKEVGQLKKNSEYLKQHQILDDVGGKVSKCQYFVTLLCMERNKRCLLAYQKLRTDTLDKFAWDNNGIDLLNGFDDVDQNASDLSRHELEYVKEYSDLITDLKSGELANVDLSGSLKPPSDVFIDVRVLKDAGEIQTEYGVFNLIKDSQFFVRQSDVERLIQQGYLQKI; translated from the coding sequence ATGTACGGAGACCTGGCTAATAAATTGGTCCTCGAGGCGAAGAGAACAAAACAACTAAACAGTAGAAGTATTCAGCAGTCGAAACTACCATTATATCATGAAGAGTTAGTACAgaacattttgaaagaagtgGGAcaactgaagaagaattcaGAATACTTGAAGCAGCACCAAATCCTAGATGACGTAGGTGGTAAGGTCTCTAAATGCCAATATTTTGTCACGCTTTTGTGTatggaaagaaataaaCGGTGCCTCTTGGCATATCAAAAGCTGAGAACCGATACACTGGACAAATTTGCATGGGATAATAATGGAATAGATTTATTGAACGGCTTTGACGATGTTGATCAGAATGCCAGCGATTTATCGCGCCATGAACTTGAATATGTGAAAGAATATTCTGATTTGATTACCGATCTAAAAAGTGGCGAGCTAGCAAACGTGGACTTATCTGGCAGTTTGAAACCACCAAGTGACGTGTTCATAGATGTAAGGGTATTGAAAGATGCGGGGGAGATCCAAACCGAGTATGGTGTATTCAATCTGATCAAAGactctcaattttttgttagGCAATCAGACGTGGAAAGGCTCATACAGCAGGGgtatttacaaaaaatatga